TTCATCATTTTATAAAACAATTGACTCAATCTCGAGAGTTTTTATTTGACCTTATTGTTAAATTCTTGAAAGAGAAGTTAAATCGTGAAATGTGCTTTGATGATGTGGCAGAAGATGTAACTTTATGTCCATGTGTTAGATATGATTCATAAAAGAAGGTAAATAGGTGGCCCAACTATTCCAAGTTCATTAATATTCAGCACTAATAGGAAAATTTCCATTCAAGAAAACAGTTCCAATAGCTTTTCATTTCACTTTCAAAATTGGTACTGGTGACAAAATGGTGGTGGGCACCTAGGAATATCAAATGACATTCTGTTGTGCAACAAAATTTATAGGGAATGAGTTCAGTCATTGATACAAGAAGGAGAGTTTACTTAGTTGTATACTCTCATTTGGCTTTACCAAAACTGAGAAGTTTACCAATGTGCCAATACTGTTTTTTTGAAGGCTTCTTTGATTCATTGGTTGTTGGAGCAGTCGCAGTTGTCTCTAATGCTGCTGTTTCTTCTCCTTGTGTTTTCTTCTCCTGAGGTTTCTCAACTTCTCCTTCTGTCTCCTGAGGTTTCTCATCAGTTATTATTTGGTTTCTTTCAATCTTCTCCTCCAGAGAAGTCTCGATCTCGGTTTTGGGGGCATTATCCTCTGCAACCTCTTCTGCTTCTGCTTCAATTTCAGGTTTTGGGAAATCATCTTCTGATGCAATCCAAAGTTTCCAATCAGGATTTTCGTCATCCATCCTAGTAACCTCTGTTACTTCCTTAACATCCTCTATTGTCTTCTCCACGAATGTTTCTGGCTCTGGAACCTCTGCTGCCATTGGTGCTGCTACTTCTGTCTCGGTCTTCTCCATGCATGTTTCTGGCTCTAGAACCTCTACTGCCATTGGTGCTGCTACTTCTGTCTCGGTCTTTTCCATGCATGTTTCTGGCTCTAGAACCTCTACTGCCACTGTTACTTCTGTCTCTGTCTTCTCCATACATGTTTCTGGCTCTAGAACCTCAGTTGCCACCACTGGTGCAACTACTTCTGTCTCTGTCTTCTCCATACATGTTTCTGGCTCTGGAACCTCTACTGCCACCACTGGTGCAACTACTTCTGTCTCTGTCTTCTCCACTGCCACCACTGGTGCAACTACTTCTGTCTCTGTCTTCTCCATGCATGTCTCTGGTGCAACTACTTCTGTCTCTGTCTTCTCCATGCATGTCTCTGGCTCTGGAACCTCAGCTGCCACCACTGGTGCAACTACTTCTGTCTCTGTCTTCTCCACTGCCACCACTGGTGCAACTACTTCTGTCTCTGTCTTCTCCATGCATGTCTCTGGTGCAACTACTTCTGTCTCTGTCTTCTCCATGCATGTCTCTGGCTCTGGAACCTCAGCTGCCACCACTGGTGCAACTACTTCTGTCTCTGTCTTCCCCATGCATGTTTCTGGCTCTGGCTCTGGAACCTCAGTTGCCACCACTGGTGCAACTACTTCTATCTCTGTCTTCTCCATGCATGTTTCTGGCTCTAGAAGCTCAGTTGCCACCACTGGTGCAACTACTTCTATCTCTGTCTTCTCCATGCATGTTTCTGGCTCTGGAACCTCAGCTGCCACTGGTGCATCTACTTCTGTTTCTGTCTTCTCCATGCATGTTTCTGCCTCTGGAACCTCTGCTGCCATTGGTGCAGCAGCTATTTCTATCTCAATCTTCTCCATGCATGTTTCTGGCTCTGGAACCTCTGCTGCCACTGGTGCAGCTACTTCTGTATCTGTCTTCTCCATGCATGTTTCTGCCTCTGGAACCTCTGCTGCCATTGGTGCTGTTACTTCTATCTCAATCTTCTCCATGCATGTTTCTGGCTCTGGAACCTCTGCTGCCACTGGTGCAGCTACTTCTGTATCTGACCTCTCCATGCATGTTTCTGCTTCGGGAACCTCGGCTGCCATTGGTGCAGCTACTTCTGTCTCTTCTAGCTCGAGTTGTGCAGATGCATCAACAACAATGAGATCCAGTGCCTCCTCTATGCATATTTCTGCCTCTGTAACCTTGGCTGCCATTGGTGCAGCTACTTCTGTCTCTTCGGACTCGAATTCTACAGATACATCAACAACAATGAGATCCAGTGCCTCCTGCTCTTCTATTGGGTTTTCATGTTCTTGGGGCTTGGATTCGGATGGTTCAGAAGCTTCCTTGGTTTCAAATAATTCCTCCTTTACCTCTTCTGAGCTCTGCTCTTCATCCTAAGAACAAAAGACAGCAAAAATACCTTCAATTTTGTGAATCGCACAAGAATGAGAACATAAGCATCataaa
This portion of the Ipomoea triloba cultivar NCNSP0323 chromosome 5, ASM357664v1 genome encodes:
- the LOC116019018 gene encoding calphotin-like isoform X1, encoding MGGCASRPKVLRDDIDAPIPLPLPREVVVKEDRGKQEEVTKDVVVGVEEAPAVAVEGESQFEDVDGVNAIPSVTDHLSTQDEEQSSEEVKEELFETKEASEPSESKPQEHENPIEEQEALDLIVVDVSVEFESEETEVAAPMAAKVTEAEICIEEALDLIVVDASAQLELEETEVAAPMAAEVPEAETCMERSDTEVAAPVAAEVPEPETCMEKIEIEVTAPMAAEVPEAETCMEKTDTEVAAPVAAEVPEPETCMEKIEIEIAAAPMAAEVPEAETCMEKTETEVDAPVAAEVPEPETCMEKTEIEVVAPVVATELLEPETCMEKTEIEVVAPVVATEVPEPEPETCMGKTETEVVAPVVAAEVPEPETCMEKTETEVVAPVVAAEVPEPETCMEKTETEVVAPVVAVEVPEPETCMEKTETEVVAPVVATEVLEPETCMEKTETEVTVAVEVLEPETCMEKTETEVAAPMAVEVLEPETCMEKTETEVAAPMAAEVPEPETFVEKTIEDVKEVTEVTRMDDENPDWKLWIASEDDFPKPEIEAEAEEVAEDNAPKTEIETSLEEKIERNQIITDEKPQETEGEVEKPQEKKTQGEETAALETTATAPTTNESKKPSKKQYWHIGKLLSFGKAK
- the LOC116019018 gene encoding calphotin-like isoform X2; this translates as MGGCASRPKVLRDDIDAPIPLPLPREVVVKEDRGKQEEVTKDVVVGVEEAPAVAVEGESQFEDVDGVNAIPSVTDHLSTQDEEQSSEEVKEELFETKEASEPSESKPQEHENPIEEQEALDLIVVDVSVEFESEETEVAAPMAAKVTEAEICIEEALDLIVVDASAQLELEETEVAAPMAAEVPEAETCMERSDTEVAAPVAAEVPEPETCMEKIEIEVTAPMAAEVPEAETCMEKTDTEVAAPVAAEVPEPETCMEKIEIEIAAAPMAAEVPEAETCMEKTETEVDAPVAAEVPEPETCMEKTEIEVVAPVVATELLEPETCMEKTEIEVVAPVVATEVPEPEPETCMGKTETEVVAPVVAAEVPEPETCMEKTETEVVAPVVAVEVPEPETCMEKTETEVVAPVVATEVLEPETCMEKTETEVTVAVEVLEPETCMEKTETEVAAPMAVEVLEPETCMEKTETEVAAPMAAEVPEPETFVEKTIEDVKEVTEVTRMDDENPDWKLWIASEDDFPKPEIEAEAEEVAEDNAPKTEIETSLEEKIERNQIITDEKPQETEGEVEKPQEKKTQGEETAALETTATAPTTNESKKPSKKQYWHIGKLLSFGKAK